In Thermosynechococcus sichuanensis E542, a single genomic region encodes these proteins:
- the rfbD gene encoding dTDP-4-dehydrorhamnose reductase — protein sequence MRLVILGATGQVGWQLVQQAPSGVEVIPIARQGTAVTLDLEDLEAIPKVLKTLQPDVVINAAAYTAVDQAEQEPERAQRINGTAVGLLAETLATVGGLLIHYSTDYVFAGHQSRPYRETDATAPLNAYGYSKWLGEQAIATHHPAHLILRTSWIYDLRGKNFLRTMVRLAQTRPLVRVVADQIGTPTAAPFIAQVTYQLLERWQADSSLRGLYHLTPRGSTSWYGFAAKIFDHLRARGYATATLEAIPSSEYPTPARRPAFSTLNCEKLEAVLGTPLPPWEAVLEPLLDQLDPQSVL from the coding sequence ATGCGGCTAGTCATTTTGGGGGCAACGGGGCAGGTAGGCTGGCAATTGGTACAGCAGGCACCCTCCGGCGTTGAAGTGATTCCCATTGCTCGCCAAGGCACTGCCGTAACCCTAGACTTGGAAGATTTAGAGGCCATTCCCAAGGTGCTGAAAACCCTTCAGCCGGATGTGGTCATCAATGCAGCGGCCTATACTGCCGTGGATCAGGCGGAACAGGAACCGGAACGGGCACAACGGATCAATGGCACTGCCGTGGGTCTTTTGGCAGAAACGCTGGCAACGGTGGGGGGACTGTTGATTCACTACTCTACGGACTATGTGTTTGCGGGTCATCAATCGCGACCCTATCGCGAAACCGATGCCACTGCTCCCCTCAATGCCTATGGCTACAGTAAGTGGCTAGGCGAGCAGGCGATCGCCACCCATCACCCCGCCCATCTCATCTTGCGCACCAGTTGGATTTATGACCTGCGGGGCAAGAACTTTTTGCGCACAATGGTTCGCCTTGCCCAAACCCGCCCCTTGGTTCGGGTGGTTGCCGATCAAATCGGTACGCCCACGGCCGCTCCCTTCATTGCTCAAGTCACCTATCAACTGCTTGAACGCTGGCAGGCGGATTCCTCCCTCCGCGGCCTCTATCACCTGACGCCCCGAGGCAGTACCAGTTGGTATGGCTTTGCAGCGAAAATTTTTGATCACCTGCGTGCTAGGGGCTATGCAACTGCCACCCTAGAGGCCATTCCCAGCAGTGAGTATCCGACACCGGCCAGGCGGCCGGCCTTTTCCACCCTCAACTGCGAGAAGTTAGAGGCGGTTTTGGGGACTCCCCTCCCCCCTTGGGAAGCCGTCCTTGAACCTCTTTTAGACCAACTGGATCCCCAATCTGTGCTTTAG
- a CDS encoding ABC1 kinase family protein has product MNTAIVPSDSAPQEIAIAAETLPNDGETFQPYDPVAIDAYYRQRPLLVLSRWLRILWPVFWLLFNRWWDRVTGQSKQNQRQRAIALRETLTRLGPAYIKVGQALSTRPDLLPAVYLEELTKLQDQLPPFPNEVAFQFIEEELGAPPSELFAELSDHPIAAASLGQVYRGKLHSGEEVAVKVQRPGLAESITLDIYILRGVAYWAKRLIKEIRSDLVAILDEFASRLFEEMDYTQEGRNAERFARLYGHLTDVYIPKIYWNYTRRRVLTMEWVTGVKLNQPQQIQALGIDPRYMVYVGVQCSLRQLLEHGFFHADPHPGNLLAMPSGKLAYLDFGMMSEIAPEQRYGLLNAIVHIVNREYESLAYDYVHLGFLTPDTDLEPIIPALALVFEDALGASVSELNIQRIFDRLSEVMYEYPFQVPAYYALIVRSLLTMEGIAMGVDPNFKVLSAAYPYIAKRLLTDPAPELRTSLTNLLLKDGQFRWTRLENLLRNARESRDYDFNVVLEQALDFLFSERGAEYRDRLADEIVKSLDTWARTTMGQWNLVQLLPLVTRPVPPATSSNIVSEPNALEHLRRIFSILQDTPGFDWGKVIPAILRIIVRPEVQQMGQRIVNGLLQRAIARFIREMLLAESQPALQTTSLSR; this is encoded by the coding sequence ATGAATACGGCAATTGTCCCCAGCGATTCTGCGCCCCAAGAGATTGCGATCGCGGCTGAAACCCTTCCCAATGATGGGGAGACCTTTCAACCCTATGATCCAGTGGCCATTGATGCCTACTATCGGCAGCGGCCTTTACTGGTTTTGAGTCGCTGGTTGCGGATTCTCTGGCCCGTATTTTGGCTTCTCTTTAATCGCTGGTGGGACAGGGTCACTGGCCAAAGCAAACAAAATCAACGCCAGCGGGCGATCGCCCTGCGGGAAACCCTAACCCGCCTTGGCCCTGCCTATATCAAAGTGGGGCAAGCCCTCTCTACCCGTCCGGACTTGTTGCCAGCAGTCTATTTGGAGGAATTAACCAAACTCCAAGATCAGTTGCCCCCTTTTCCCAATGAAGTGGCCTTTCAGTTTATTGAGGAGGAATTGGGCGCCCCCCCCAGTGAACTCTTTGCTGAACTCAGTGATCATCCCATTGCCGCTGCCTCCTTGGGACAGGTGTATCGCGGCAAACTCCACAGCGGTGAAGAGGTGGCCGTTAAAGTACAGCGCCCCGGCTTGGCAGAAAGTATCACCTTAGACATTTACATTCTGCGGGGGGTGGCCTATTGGGCAAAACGCCTGATCAAAGAGATTCGCAGTGATTTAGTGGCCATTCTCGATGAATTTGCCAGTCGCCTCTTTGAGGAAATGGACTATACCCAAGAGGGACGAAATGCCGAACGCTTTGCCCGCCTCTATGGCCACCTCACCGATGTCTATATTCCCAAGATTTACTGGAATTACACGCGGCGGCGGGTACTGACCATGGAGTGGGTGACGGGGGTCAAACTCAACCAACCGCAACAAATTCAGGCCCTGGGGATTGATCCGCGCTATATGGTGTATGTCGGGGTGCAGTGCTCCCTGCGCCAGTTGCTGGAACATGGGTTTTTCCATGCGGATCCCCATCCGGGCAATCTGTTGGCCATGCCCAGCGGCAAATTGGCCTATCTCGACTTTGGCATGATGAGCGAGATTGCGCCAGAGCAGCGCTATGGCTTGCTGAATGCCATTGTCCACATTGTCAATCGGGAGTACGAAAGCCTTGCCTACGACTATGTTCATTTAGGTTTCCTAACGCCAGATACCGATCTGGAACCGATTATTCCGGCGCTTGCCTTGGTGTTTGAGGATGCCTTGGGGGCGAGTGTCTCGGAACTCAATATCCAACGCATTTTTGATCGCCTCTCAGAGGTGATGTACGAGTATCCCTTTCAGGTGCCCGCCTACTATGCCTTGATCGTGCGATCGCTCCTGACCATGGAGGGGATTGCCATGGGCGTTGACCCCAACTTTAAGGTACTCAGTGCTGCCTATCCCTACATTGCCAAGCGACTGCTGACGGATCCTGCTCCAGAGCTGCGCACGAGTCTTACGAACCTTCTCCTCAAGGATGGTCAATTTCGCTGGACGCGCCTAGAAAATCTGCTGCGCAATGCCCGCGAGAGTCGTGACTATGACTTTAATGTGGTCTTGGAGCAGGCCTTGGATTTTCTCTTTTCGGAGCGGGGAGCGGAGTATCGCGATCGCCTAGCGGATGAAATTGTCAAGAGCCTCGACACTTGGGCACGGACAACCATGGGGCAATGGAACTTGGTGCAACTATTACCCCTCGTAACCCGTCCAGTACCGCCAGCAACAAGTTCCAATATCGTCAGTGAACCCAATGCCCTAGAGCATTTGCGCCGCATTTTCAGTATCTTGCAGGATACCCCCGGCTTCGACTGGGGCAAAGTCATCCCTGCAATTCTGCGAATTATTGTGCGCCCAGAGGTACAACAAATGGGTCAGCGCATTGTCAATGGCCTTCTCCAACGGGCGATCGCCCGCTTTATTCGGGAGATGTTGTTGGCGGAGTCGCAGCCGGCCCTTCAGACGACGAGTTTGTCCCGCTAG
- a CDS encoding energy transducer TonB yields MLRLPIQPIWQRVSQWPVWEPTRLAIASSILLHAVILSFVRVPEPRPPELASDQLVPLVNLSPELEADLPSIEPLLPTELPPLATTTPPPLPFTGIEPPPLSFAPLTPLPPLPPLPELPPLPNPIPLQPLPSPWQLPPPARPLPVIPTSPNEDVAVAPELVSPTPTPKPTPAEPVATTESEAAAALSRWFSQTRLTLNTTNLQVNLAQRITDFYPQEACGDRLQGETTVAVVVTPQGELLPANAAPETGLLTRNPQIIRSSGSAILDQAALERVRQQSFEATGQYQALALTFAFEYRPEVCRGQQPAPAPRQQPATPTPATRPATPKPEVSPPPTSGASPAPNPTPPEEAPPPAEPSGTNSSSEGPAATPPTTSPE; encoded by the coding sequence ATGCTGCGGCTGCCGATTCAACCAATTTGGCAAAGGGTTTCCCAATGGCCAGTGTGGGAGCCAACACGGCTGGCGATCGCCAGTTCAATTCTTCTGCACGCTGTTATCCTCTCCTTTGTGCGTGTGCCCGAACCGAGACCGCCAGAGTTGGCCAGTGATCAACTGGTGCCCTTGGTCAACCTGTCTCCCGAACTAGAAGCGGATTTACCCTCTATCGAACCGCTGTTGCCCACAGAATTGCCGCCCCTTGCCACGACCACGCCACCGCCTCTGCCGTTTACAGGTATTGAGCCACCCCCCCTTTCCTTTGCTCCTTTGACACCGCTACCCCCCTTGCCGCCACTGCCGGAACTGCCACCGCTCCCGAATCCAATTCCCCTACAGCCGTTGCCCTCCCCTTGGCAATTGCCCCCGCCCGCCCGCCCCTTACCCGTCATTCCGACATCCCCAAATGAAGATGTGGCCGTTGCCCCGGAACTGGTCTCACCGACACCGACTCCTAAACCCACCCCCGCAGAGCCAGTGGCAACCACCGAGAGTGAAGCCGCAGCAGCGCTATCCCGTTGGTTTAGTCAGACACGGCTAACGCTCAACACGACCAATCTGCAAGTGAATTTAGCGCAGCGAATTACAGACTTTTACCCCCAAGAGGCCTGTGGCGATCGCCTGCAAGGGGAAACAACGGTTGCGGTAGTGGTGACTCCCCAGGGTGAATTGCTCCCTGCCAATGCCGCCCCAGAAACGGGTTTGCTCACGCGCAATCCCCAGATTATTCGCAGTAGTGGCTCGGCAATCCTCGATCAAGCAGCTTTAGAACGGGTAAGACAGCAATCCTTTGAGGCCACAGGGCAATACCAAGCTTTGGCGCTCACCTTTGCCTTTGAGTATCGCCCCGAAGTCTGCCGAGGTCAGCAACCCGCGCCGGCTCCTAGACAACAACCAGCAACACCAACGCCTGCTACACGGCCAGCAACACCGAAGCCAGAGGTTAGCCCACCTCCTACTAGTGGAGCCTCACCAGCACCAAACCCCACACCCCCAGAAGAGGCGCCACCGCCAGCGGAACCTAGCGGGACAAACTCGTCGTCTGAAGGGCCGGCTGCGACTCCGCCAACAACATCTCCCGAATAA
- a CDS encoding argonaute PAZ domain-containing protein yields MMSAQFQEVEVILNRFFVKNLDQPDLTFHEYQCRFTQVPEQGSEQKALSSVCYKLGVTAVRLGSRIITREPIDRSRMQTQDWQLTKIGCRELSCQNNHERQALESFERKILERKLKERFKKTTIEKDYEAGLIWWISDQEGVEKSGHGWEVHRGREINVTIDTEGKLYLEIDIHHRFYTPFTLEWWLREYPDIQIRYVRNTYEDKHKDKQKWILEDFTEKSPNEEIEELGKSLAEYHREKGATEQEINESRVVIVRKINDYKAKPVYHLSERLSPSLTMDMLAQIAEQGRESEIQGVFDDIKKNINLRLQESQKTAEVIFKNIYNLSSQPQPIKVNGFAMPRPKLLACNNKEVDKTARIRSHGCAKIGETKFGCLNLFNNKPQYPEEVRKCLLEIAENSGTQIQIDSYFTRSEYPKDDLAQQRFWQQWAAQGINTVLVVMPWSPHKYKTTLRIQALKAGIATQFMIPTPKADAYKALNVSLGLLCKAKWQPVYLKPLEEPEAADLVIGFDTGTNRKLYYGTSAFAVLANGQSLGWELPDVQRGETFSGQSIWQVVSKLVLKFQDKYHSYSRKILLMRDGLVQEGEFEQTINQLTDQGIAVDILSVRKSGSGRMGRELNSGNSGIIYRDAEVGTVIFDFESDSFILQSSEAIKTKAGPIIGSARPLRVVRYHGETPLELLALQTYHLTQLHPASGFRSCRLPWVLHLADRSSKEFQRIGQIRVLENIDREKLIAV; encoded by the coding sequence ATGATGTCTGCCCAATTTCAAGAAGTTGAAGTTATACTCAATCGTTTTTTTGTGAAAAATCTGGATCAACCAGATCTCACATTTCATGAATACCAATGCCGATTTACTCAAGTGCCAGAACAAGGTAGTGAGCAAAAAGCCCTTTCCAGCGTTTGCTACAAACTAGGCGTAACTGCTGTTCGACTAGGGAGCCGCATTATTACAAGGGAGCCTATTGATCGGAGTAGGATGCAAACTCAGGATTGGCAGTTAACGAAAATAGGATGTAGAGAACTGAGTTGTCAAAATAACCACGAAAGACAAGCACTGGAATCCTTTGAACGTAAAATCCTAGAGAGAAAATTAAAAGAGAGGTTTAAGAAAACCACAATTGAAAAAGACTATGAAGCAGGATTGATTTGGTGGATTTCCGACCAAGAAGGGGTAGAAAAAAGCGGCCATGGCTGGGAGGTACATAGGGGTAGAGAAATCAACGTTACAATAGATACAGAAGGAAAATTATACTTAGAAATTGATATTCATCATCGCTTTTATACGCCATTCACACTTGAATGGTGGCTCAGAGAATATCCTGATATTCAAATTAGGTACGTGAGGAATACTTACGAAGACAAACATAAAGATAAACAAAAGTGGATTCTTGAAGATTTTACAGAAAAAAGCCCAAATGAAGAAATAGAAGAGCTGGGAAAGAGTTTAGCAGAGTATCACCGTGAAAAAGGCGCAACTGAACAAGAAATAAATGAGTCACGTGTTGTAATTGTCAGAAAAATTAATGACTACAAAGCTAAGCCAGTATATCATTTGTCTGAAAGGCTATCACCAAGTCTCACAATGGATATGTTGGCGCAAATTGCTGAACAAGGAAGAGAAAGTGAAATTCAAGGGGTGTTTGACGACATCAAGAAAAATATTAACCTGCGTTTGCAAGAATCCCAAAAAACGGCTGAAGTCATTTTCAAAAACATCTATAATCTTAGTAGTCAACCGCAGCCAATAAAGGTGAATGGCTTTGCCATGCCTCGTCCGAAACTATTAGCTTGCAATAATAAAGAAGTTGACAAAACAGCTAGAATTCGCTCCCATGGCTGTGCAAAGATTGGTGAAACAAAATTTGGTTGCCTAAATCTCTTTAATAATAAACCTCAATACCCAGAAGAAGTCCGCAAATGCTTACTAGAAATAGCAGAAAATAGTGGCACCCAGATACAAATAGACTCCTATTTTACAAGAAGCGAATATCCGAAAGATGATTTAGCTCAACAAAGATTCTGGCAGCAATGGGCTGCTCAAGGAATTAATACTGTTTTAGTGGTGATGCCTTGGTCACCCCATAAGTACAAAACAACGCTGCGGATACAGGCCTTAAAGGCAGGAATCGCCACTCAGTTCATGATACCAACACCCAAGGCTGATGCCTACAAAGCTCTCAACGTCTCCTTGGGACTGTTGTGTAAAGCCAAGTGGCAGCCTGTCTATCTAAAACCACTAGAGGAGCCTGAAGCTGCTGACCTAGTTATCGGTTTTGACACAGGTACAAATCGAAAACTGTACTATGGCACTTCTGCTTTTGCAGTCTTGGCCAATGGCCAAAGCTTGGGTTGGGAGTTACCAGATGTGCAACGGGGAGAAACCTTCTCTGGTCAATCAATTTGGCAAGTCGTGTCTAAGCTAGTGCTTAAATTCCAAGACAAATATCACTCCTACTCTAGAAAGATACTACTGATGCGCGACGGTCTTGTTCAAGAAGGGGAGTTTGAACAAACCATCAATCAACTGACAGATCAAGGTATCGCTGTCGATATTCTCAGTGTTCGTAAAAGTGGCTCAGGAAGGATGGGACGTGAACTCAATTCCGGCAATAGCGGAATAATCTATCGTGACGCTGAAGTGGGTACTGTGATTTTTGATTTTGAAAGTGACTCATTTATATTACAAAGCAGCGAGGCAATCAAGACAAAAGCTGGCCCCATCATTGGCAGTGCTAGACCTCTGCGGGTTGTGCGCTACCATGGCGAGACCCCTTTAGAGCTACTGGCTTTACAGACCTATCATTTGACTCAATTGCATCCTGCTAGCGGATTTCGCTCTTGCCGACTGCCTTGGGTACTGCACTTAGCCGATAGAAGTAGCAAAGAGTTTCAGCGCATCGGTCAGATCAGGGTTTTAGAAAATATTGACCGAGAAAAGTTAATTGCTGTTTGA
- a CDS encoding carbon dioxide-concentrating mechanism protein CcmK, with amino-acid sequence MPIAVGMIETRGFPAVVEAADAMVKAARVTLVGYEKIGSGRVTVIVRGDVSEVQASVAAGVDSAKRVNGGEVLSTHIIARPHENLEYVLPIRYTEAVEQFRN; translated from the coding sequence ATGCCAATTGCTGTGGGAATGATTGAAACGCGCGGATTCCCCGCCGTCGTCGAAGCAGCAGACGCAATGGTAAAAGCCGCTCGGGTCACCCTTGTGGGCTACGAAAAAATTGGGAGTGGTCGGGTCACCGTGATTGTGCGGGGTGATGTCTCCGAAGTGCAAGCCTCAGTGGCTGCTGGGGTTGATTCTGCCAAACGGGTCAATGGCGGAGAGGTGCTATCCACGCACATCATTGCTCGTCCCCACGAAAACCTTGAGTACGTATTGCCCATTCGCTATACCGAGGCAGTGGAGCAATTCCGAAACTAA
- a CDS encoding carbon dioxide-concentrating mechanism protein CcmK: MAIAVGMIETLGFPAVVEAADAMVKAARVTLVGYEKIGSGRVTVIVRGDVSEVQASVAAGVENVKRVNGGQVLSTHIIARPHENLEYVLPIRYTEAVEQFRESVSGIRPMGRP; the protein is encoded by the coding sequence ATGGCAATTGCCGTCGGTATGATTGAAACCCTTGGTTTCCCCGCAGTGGTGGAAGCCGCAGACGCAATGGTAAAAGCCGCTCGCGTTACCCTCGTGGGCTACGAGAAAATCGGCAGTGGTCGGGTGACCGTCATTGTCCGTGGCGATGTTTCTGAAGTGCAGGCTTCGGTGGCAGCGGGTGTCGAAAATGTGAAGCGGGTGAATGGAGGTCAAGTGCTCTCCACCCACATTATTGCTCGTCCCCACGAAAACCTCGAATATGTCCTGCCCATCCGCTACACCGAAGCGGTGGAACAATTCCGCGAAAGCGTTAGCGGTATCCGCCCGATGGGTCGCCCATAG
- a CDS encoding EutN/CcmL family microcompartment protein gives MKIARVCGTVTSTQKEDTLTGVKFLVLQYLGEDGEFLPDYEVAADTVGAGQDEWVLVSRGSAARCIINGTDKPIDAAVVAIIDTVSRDNYLLYSKRTQY, from the coding sequence GTGAAGATCGCGCGAGTGTGCGGCACCGTTACCAGTACTCAAAAAGAAGACACCTTAACGGGAGTCAAGTTTCTCGTCTTGCAATATTTGGGTGAGGACGGCGAATTTTTACCCGACTACGAAGTGGCTGCGGATACGGTTGGTGCAGGACAGGATGAGTGGGTATTGGTAAGCCGAGGCAGTGCCGCCCGCTGTATTATCAATGGCACCGACAAACCCATTGACGCAGCCGTTGTCGCCATTATTGACACCGTAAGTCGGGACAACTATTTGCTCTACAGCAAACGTACCCAGTATTAG
- a CDS encoding ribulose bisphosphate carboxylase small subunit, with amino-acid sequence MAVQSYAAPPTPWSRDLAEPEIAPTAYVHSFSNLIGDVRIKDYVHIAPGTSIRADEGTPFHIGCRTNIQDGVVIHGLQQGRVIGDDGQEYSVWIGDNASITHMALIHGPAYIGDGCFIGFRSTVFNARIGAGCVVMMHVLIQDVEIPPGKYVPSGMVITTQQQADRLPNVEESDIHFAQHVVGINEALLSGYQCAENIACIAPIRNELQRQADPPILHVETLTGEKNTMTADYGTHVRQLLQQGYQISLEYADARRYRTSSWQSCPTLTARQESQVMAAIAQLLKEHEGEYVRLIGVDPKAKRRVFEEIIQRPGQAPVASTSSHRSSATVNAAAVGSLDASVVAQVRQLLQQGYQIGTEHADARRYRTSSWTSCAPIQSKQEPEVLAALEACLQEHAGEYVRLIGIDQKQKRRVLEQIIQRPDGAVAIAPKAVTPAATSPVSVSSGGNETVLSADLLNQIQDLLRQGCQVTTEYADQRRFRTSSWQSGIKITSAQQINDLSAFLAEHQRDYVRLVGVNPKAKQRVLETIIHRPNGKATSNGSSTRGQGFAPRSTAAPQASNSSHGLSNEVVQQVQQLLQQGYTLGLEHVDARRYRTNSWQSGPRIEAKNLNEALAAIQACLQEYSGEYVRLIGINPAGKQRVAEILLQQAAK; translated from the coding sequence ATGGCGGTTCAAAGCTATGCGGCACCTCCGACGCCGTGGTCTAGGGATTTAGCGGAGCCAGAGATTGCTCCCACGGCTTACGTCCACTCCTTTAGTAACCTTATTGGCGATGTCCGCATCAAAGATTATGTTCACATCGCACCCGGCACGTCCATTCGTGCCGATGAAGGAACGCCCTTCCACATTGGCTGCCGCACTAACATTCAAGATGGCGTTGTTATCCACGGCCTCCAGCAGGGACGGGTGATTGGCGATGATGGCCAAGAGTATTCTGTCTGGATCGGTGATAATGCCTCAATTACCCACATGGCACTCATCCATGGCCCTGCCTACATTGGCGATGGCTGTTTTATTGGCTTTCGTTCGACAGTCTTTAATGCCCGGATTGGGGCTGGCTGTGTGGTGATGATGCACGTCCTGATTCAGGATGTGGAGATTCCACCGGGAAAATATGTGCCCTCGGGAATGGTGATCACAACGCAGCAGCAAGCCGATCGCCTGCCGAATGTGGAAGAGTCGGATATTCACTTTGCCCAGCACGTGGTTGGCATCAATGAAGCGCTGCTATCGGGGTACCAGTGTGCTGAGAATATTGCCTGTATTGCCCCGATTCGCAATGAACTCCAGCGGCAAGCAGACCCACCCATCCTACACGTTGAAACGCTCACCGGGGAAAAGAACACCATGACCGCAGATTATGGCACTCATGTCCGCCAATTGTTGCAGCAGGGATACCAAATCAGTTTGGAATATGCCGATGCGCGGCGGTATCGCACTAGCTCTTGGCAGAGTTGCCCAACGTTGACGGCACGGCAAGAGTCTCAAGTGATGGCGGCGATCGCCCAACTCTTAAAGGAACACGAAGGCGAGTATGTGCGCCTAATCGGCGTTGATCCGAAGGCCAAGCGGCGCGTTTTTGAGGAAATCATTCAACGTCCTGGTCAAGCACCCGTGGCCAGTACCAGTAGCCATCGTTCTAGTGCAACCGTGAATGCAGCCGCAGTGGGTTCCCTTGATGCTTCCGTTGTGGCTCAGGTGCGGCAGTTACTCCAGCAGGGCTATCAAATTGGCACCGAGCACGCCGATGCCCGCCGCTATCGCACCAGCTCTTGGACGAGTTGTGCCCCTATCCAGTCGAAGCAGGAACCTGAAGTGCTGGCTGCCCTTGAAGCCTGCCTGCAAGAACATGCAGGGGAATATGTGCGCCTGATTGGCATTGATCAAAAGCAAAAGCGGCGCGTCCTTGAGCAAATTATTCAACGACCCGATGGCGCGGTGGCGATCGCCCCAAAAGCAGTAACGCCAGCGGCTACTAGCCCTGTCTCCGTCAGTTCTGGTGGCAATGAAACCGTTCTCAGCGCCGATCTCCTCAACCAAATTCAAGATCTGTTGCGTCAAGGCTGCCAAGTCACCACCGAGTATGCCGACCAGCGGCGCTTCCGTACCAGTTCTTGGCAAAGCGGCATCAAGATCACTTCTGCGCAGCAAATCAATGACCTCAGTGCCTTCCTTGCCGAGCACCAGCGGGACTATGTTCGCCTTGTAGGTGTCAATCCCAAAGCCAAACAGCGGGTACTGGAAACCATTATTCACCGTCCCAATGGCAAAGCCACCAGCAATGGCAGTAGCACCCGTGGTCAAGGGTTCGCACCGCGCTCAACAGCCGCTCCTCAAGCCAGCAATAGCAGCCATGGCTTGAGCAATGAGGTCGTTCAGCAAGTACAACAACTATTGCAACAGGGCTACACCCTCGGCCTAGAGCACGTGGATGCCCGTCGCTACCGCACCAATTCTTGGCAAAGTGGCCCCCGCATTGAGGCCAAAAATCTCAATGAAGCCCTTGCTGCGATTCAGGCTTGCCTCCAGGAATACAGTGGCGAGTACGTGCGGCTGATTGGCATTAATCCTGCTGGTAAGCAGCGGGTGGCCGAAATCCTGCTCCAACAGGCTGCTAAGTAG
- the rlmD gene encoding 23S rRNA (uracil(1939)-C(5))-methyltransferase RlmD, producing the protein MTVWQQGATLELTIDSLNHTGEGVGRWQDRVVFVADTVPGDRLRVRLTHVKRQYAHGKVLEVVQPSEQRVRPSCIVADKCGGCQWQCVAYGAQLAAKEQLVKEAIARIGHLEPQTFLPILAAPNPLGYRNKVTYPLGRRHGAVVAGYYQKGSHHLVNLNQCPVQDPRLNPLLTVLKQALQPWPIYNEQTHEPGLRHLGLRIGQRTGEQLITLVLAGTLPAGLQAEAAGWLQQFQGVVGVCVNFNHQVGNRIFGDETQVLAGRPYLWEEMAGLRFQIAATTFFQVNTAQAEQLVTTLREWIAPTGHERLLDLYCGVGTLSLPLAGAVAEVIGVEVHPASVQQAIANSQHNGIHNARFLCAKAEEWLPQFNQIVDVLILDPPRKGCDRPVLDAILRNRPPRILYVSCHPATLARDLAYLCATGAYQLTKIQPLDMFPQTAHVETVALLTIS; encoded by the coding sequence ATGACCGTTTGGCAGCAGGGTGCCACCCTTGAGTTAACGATTGACTCTCTAAACCACACGGGGGAGGGGGTAGGACGCTGGCAGGATCGCGTGGTCTTTGTGGCGGATACGGTTCCGGGCGATCGCCTGCGGGTGCGACTGACCCATGTCAAGCGGCAATATGCCCACGGCAAGGTCTTGGAGGTGGTGCAGCCCTCAGAGCAGCGAGTGCGGCCAAGCTGTATTGTTGCCGATAAGTGTGGCGGCTGTCAGTGGCAGTGTGTGGCCTATGGGGCGCAATTGGCGGCCAAAGAACAACTGGTGAAGGAGGCGATCGCCCGTATTGGTCATCTCGAACCGCAAACTTTCCTACCGATTTTGGCTGCCCCTAACCCCTTGGGCTATCGCAATAAAGTGACGTACCCCCTCGGTCGCCGCCACGGTGCCGTGGTTGCCGGTTATTACCAAAAAGGCTCCCATCACCTTGTAAACCTGAATCAATGTCCGGTGCAGGATCCGCGCCTCAATCCGCTCTTAACTGTCCTGAAACAGGCATTACAGCCTTGGCCGATCTACAACGAGCAGACCCATGAACCGGGGTTGCGCCACCTTGGTTTGCGCATTGGTCAGCGTACCGGGGAGCAGCTCATTACCCTCGTGCTCGCGGGGACATTACCCGCTGGCTTACAGGCAGAGGCAGCAGGTTGGCTACAGCAGTTTCAAGGGGTGGTCGGGGTCTGTGTCAACTTTAATCATCAAGTGGGAAATCGCATCTTTGGCGACGAGACACAGGTATTGGCTGGGCGACCCTACCTTTGGGAAGAGATGGCCGGGCTAAGGTTTCAGATTGCCGCGACTACCTTTTTTCAAGTCAACACGGCGCAAGCGGAGCAACTGGTTACCACGCTGCGAGAGTGGATTGCCCCAACGGGTCACGAACGACTGCTGGATCTCTACTGTGGGGTCGGGACACTGAGCCTACCCCTTGCCGGCGCTGTCGCTGAAGTGATTGGCGTGGAAGTGCACCCTGCCTCGGTACAACAGGCGATCGCCAATTCTCAGCACAATGGCATTCACAATGCTCGCTTTCTCTGTGCCAAGGCAGAGGAGTGGCTGCCCCAGTTCAATCAGATCGTGGATGTGCTGATTCTTGATCCGCCCCGCAAAGGGTGCGATCGCCCCGTTCTTGATGCCATTCTCCGCAACCGTCCGCCGCGCATTCTCTATGTGAGTTGTCACCCCGCCACCTTGGCACGGGATTTGGCTTACCTGTGCGCTACCGGTGCCTATCAACTAACAAAAATTCAGCCCCTCGATATGTTTCCGCAAACGGCTCATGTAGAAACCGTTGCCTTACTGACGATTTCCTAG